The following are encoded in a window of Synergistales bacterium genomic DNA:
- a CDS encoding MBL fold metallo-hydrolase: protein MQDYGRLEGLRVTIVAEDSVRYESPYWGQHGISFLLEARTAEGEHRVLVDVAQDYTALRHNMDLLDIDPSTLDAVVLTHCHYDHTRGLARLLEDAGTADLPVIAHPDLFRPHLVTAPCIRHVGVTASDSRERLEERGARMVLVRDPLPLMPGLVTTGEVPRTTSYESAGIALMTVEDGTLRRDQVLDDISLAASVRDEGVVVVTGCSHAGIVNITRQSLALYPGEPLVGITGGFHLIEADAEKIERTVEGLAELGPQWIRAGHCTGFEAQMALRGTFGEAFTPLRTGDVFSVGW from the coding sequence ATGCAGGACTACGGAAGGCTGGAGGGGTTGCGGGTCACCATTGTGGCCGAGGATTCGGTGCGGTACGAGTCGCCCTACTGGGGGCAGCACGGCATCTCCTTCCTGCTGGAAGCGCGCACGGCCGAGGGGGAGCATCGGGTGCTTGTCGATGTGGCCCAGGACTACACCGCACTGCGGCACAATATGGATCTCCTGGACATCGATCCGTCCACACTGGATGCGGTGGTCCTCACCCACTGCCATTACGACCACACCAGGGGACTGGCCCGGCTGCTGGAGGATGCCGGGACCGCGGATCTTCCGGTTATCGCCCATCCCGATCTCTTCCGCCCCCACTTGGTGACGGCTCCCTGCATCCGCCATGTGGGGGTCACCGCATCGGACAGCCGGGAGCGGCTGGAAGAGCGGGGGGCGCGGATGGTGCTGGTGCGGGATCCATTGCCGTTGATGCCCGGTCTGGTCACCACCGGCGAGGTGCCACGGACAACCTCCTACGAGAGCGCGGGGATCGCCCTGATGACCGTGGAGGACGGCACGCTCCGACGGGATCAGGTTCTGGACGACATCTCCCTGGCGGCCTCCGTCCGCGATGAGGGGGTGGTGGTGGTCACGGGCTGCAGCCATGCGGGAATCGTGAATATCACCAGGCAGAGCCTTGCTCTCTATCCCGGCGAGCCTCTGGTGGGGATCACCGGAGGGTTCCACCTTATCGAAGCCGATGCGGAAAAGATCGAGCGCACCGTAGAAGGTCTCGCCGAACTCGGTCCTCAGTGGATCCGCGCCGGCCACTGCACCGGTTTCGAGGCGCAGATGGCCCTGCGGGGCACCTTCGGAGAGGCCTTCACGCCGCTGCGGACGGGGGATGTCTTCAGCGTTGGCTGGTAA